In Marispirochaeta aestuarii, the following proteins share a genomic window:
- a CDS encoding FecCD family ABC transporter permease has translation MTRPEQRRGIFLLGGLFLLLFALSLLVGRFPTAGFLFPGDLLRDPLSLRVFLRLRLPRVLSASLLGAALAASGCAFQMLFRNPLVEPGFLGVSQGAAFGAALAILLFPRLPGGVQLSAVLFSLGGLFLSYRVASSIRFGGWVIRMVISGLAVSALFTSGVGVLKYMADPLSQLQEMTFWMLGGLAGTTWQTTLSMLLLSLPALVVLYLFRWRLNILSLDDLTSFSMGADPFRERMLLLVAASVATAGVTAAAGIVGWVGLLVPHAARRVFGAEGSLSLPASMLLGAVMLLVCDGIARALLPFEIPLGILTSLLGAGLFILLLSSGQVRFRR, from the coding sequence TTGACCCGACCGGAACAGCGGCGGGGGATTTTTCTTCTCGGGGGACTCTTTCTTCTTCTCTTTGCCCTGTCCCTCCTTGTGGGGCGTTTTCCCACCGCCGGGTTTCTGTTTCCCGGGGATCTTCTTCGTGACCCCTTGAGTCTGAGGGTTTTTCTGCGTCTGAGGCTTCCCAGAGTGCTGAGTGCCTCCCTTCTGGGGGCCGCCCTGGCGGCTTCGGGCTGCGCTTTTCAGATGCTCTTCAGGAACCCCCTGGTGGAGCCGGGTTTTCTGGGGGTGAGTCAGGGTGCGGCCTTCGGCGCGGCCCTGGCAATTCTGCTATTCCCCCGGCTTCCCGGCGGGGTGCAGCTGTCTGCGGTACTTTTTTCCCTGGGGGGACTCTTTCTCTCCTACAGGGTGGCCAGCAGCATCCGCTTCGGCGGCTGGGTAATCCGCATGGTAATCTCCGGCCTTGCCGTATCCGCCCTGTTTACCTCCGGTGTCGGTGTGCTCAAATATATGGCGGATCCCCTGTCCCAGCTGCAGGAGATGACCTTCTGGATGCTCGGCGGGCTTGCGGGAACGACCTGGCAGACGACCCTGTCAATGCTGCTTCTTTCCCTCCCGGCCCTGGTGGTTCTGTATCTCTTCCGGTGGCGGCTTAATATCCTCAGTCTGGATGATCTTACCTCCTTTTCCATGGGGGCCGATCCTTTCAGGGAGCGGATGCTGCTCCTTGTGGCGGCTTCCGTGGCCACCGCCGGGGTTACCGCCGCGGCGGGTATAGTGGGATGGGTGGGGCTCCTGGTTCCCCACGCGGCGCGCCGGGTTTTCGGAGCCGAGGGGAGTCTCTCCCTCCCGGCATCCATGCTCCTTGGGGCGGTCATGCTGCTTGTCTGTGACGGAATTGCCCGGGCGCTGCTTCCCTTCGAGATACCCCTGGGGATTCTAACCTCCCTGCTCGGAGCAGGGCTCTTTATTCTGCTTTTATCCTCCGGCCAGGTGAGGTTCCGCCGATGA
- a CDS encoding ABC transporter substrate-binding protein, translating to MKNRCAVILILLGLSLWAPLFAEGVQEASAPQIVVQDALGRSVELPEAPRRIVTAGKAVIMIVDALYLFPGASERVAAVGFTDQGMGDFFPVLDENADEKARLQKNVGPEEILAQNPDLVLLKSYLRDSLGKPIETAGVPVVYLDLETPEQFERDLRILGTLLEDQARAEELISMFNRQAEDIRQQVKDRPRPEVALFSVNSGNSGYSFSVAPQGWIQTVQVRLAGGDPVWTEAAGKPGWNQVGFEQIARWDPEVMIFLSFRGSTDTVLDEIQNDPLWTGLQAVRNGRVYSMPADFYSWGQPDPRWILGARWMAGVLHPQAFDTPFEGEAAAFFRDFYGIGEARFRRDILPRITGDLF from the coding sequence ATGAAAAACAGATGTGCTGTAATACTCATTCTGCTTGGCCTGAGTCTCTGGGCTCCCCTTTTCGCTGAGGGAGTGCAGGAGGCATCGGCTCCGCAGATTGTTGTCCAGGATGCCCTGGGGCGGAGCGTTGAACTCCCCGAAGCTCCCCGGAGGATTGTAACCGCCGGCAAGGCAGTAATCATGATAGTAGATGCCCTCTATCTTTTTCCCGGTGCGTCGGAGCGGGTCGCCGCTGTGGGGTTTACCGATCAGGGAATGGGGGATTTTTTCCCTGTGCTGGATGAAAATGCGGACGAAAAAGCCCGGCTTCAGAAGAACGTCGGTCCCGAGGAGATTCTCGCCCAGAACCCGGACCTGGTGCTGCTCAAATCGTACCTGCGGGATTCCCTGGGAAAACCCATCGAAACGGCGGGGGTGCCGGTGGTCTACCTCGACCTGGAGACCCCGGAGCAGTTCGAGCGGGACCTGAGGATTTTAGGTACTCTCCTGGAGGATCAGGCCCGGGCCGAGGAGCTTATCTCCATGTTCAACCGGCAGGCGGAGGATATCCGGCAGCAGGTAAAAGACCGCCCCCGACCGGAGGTGGCCCTCTTCTCCGTTAACAGCGGTAACTCGGGGTACAGCTTCAGCGTGGCTCCCCAGGGCTGGATTCAGACCGTTCAGGTTCGTCTTGCAGGCGGTGATCCCGTCTGGACGGAGGCTGCCGGAAAACCGGGATGGAACCAGGTGGGGTTTGAACAGATTGCCCGCTGGGATCCGGAGGTGATGATTTTTCTCTCCTTCCGCGGTTCCACCGATACTGTTCTGGACGAAATACAGAATGATCCCCTCTGGACAGGACTTCAGGCTGTGCGGAACGGCAGGGTCTACTCCATGCCCGCGGATTTCTACAGCTGGGGGCAGCCGGATCCCCGCTGGATTCTGGGCGCCCGGTGGATGGCCGGGGTCCTGCATCCGCAGGCCTTCGATACTCCTTTTGAAGGGGAGGCGGCCGCCTTTTTCCGGGATTTCTACGGGATCGGCGAAGCCCGTTTCCGTCGGGATATACTTCCCCGTATTACGGGAGACCTTTTTTGA
- a CDS encoding ABC transporter ATP-binding protein: protein MSAFAIRKLSFSYHADTERPGLFTDFSLDIEAQRVTAVLGPNGSGKSTILSLLLGYLRPHRGSIALFGQRLEGYSRTELGRHIGFVSQSGSLPFNYPVLEYLLLGRASRIALWETPTRKDLEAVKEAAGKAGIEKLVKRNVQELSAGELQLVAIARALAQEPKILLLDEPTSHLDPANALLIFRLMRRLSQEGLTVLFTTHDPLHARQAAQRAVLLKQGRLLFSGDAAEGLTAERLNTLYGVSFQEARIGGEAFPFLVL from the coding sequence ATGAGCGCCTTTGCCATACGGAAGTTGAGCTTCTCCTATCATGCCGATACGGAGCGTCCCGGCCTTTTTACGGACTTCAGCCTGGATATCGAAGCCCAGCGGGTTACCGCCGTCCTCGGGCCCAACGGTTCGGGAAAGAGTACCATCCTGAGTCTTCTGCTGGGCTATCTGCGCCCCCACAGGGGGAGTATCGCGCTTTTCGGTCAGCGTCTGGAGGGCTACTCCCGGACTGAGCTTGGACGTCACATCGGCTTTGTTTCCCAGAGCGGAAGCCTGCCCTTTAATTATCCGGTGCTTGAATACCTGCTGTTAGGACGGGCTTCACGGATAGCCCTCTGGGAGACACCCACACGGAAGGACCTGGAGGCCGTAAAGGAAGCCGCCGGGAAGGCAGGCATTGAAAAGCTCGTTAAGAGAAACGTGCAGGAGCTTTCCGCCGGAGAACTGCAACTGGTGGCCATCGCCCGGGCCCTTGCCCAGGAACCGAAGATCCTTCTGCTGGATGAACCAACCAGTCATCTGGATCCTGCCAACGCCCTGCTCATTTTTCGCCTGATGCGTCGGCTTTCACAGGAGGGGCTCACGGTTCTGTTTACGACCCATGATCCCCTGCACGCCCGTCAGGCGGCACAGCGGGCCGTTCTGTTGAAGCAGGGAAGGCTTCTCTTTTCCGGGGATGCCGCTGAGGGGCTGACTGCGGAGCGGCTCAATACTCTCTACGGGGTCTCCTTTCAGGAGGCCAGGATAGGCGGCGAGGCCTTTCCCTTTCTGGTGCTCTAA